GATGGGCCGCGTAGCGACCCCAAAGACCACAGGCATGCAAGATTGCCGGGGCTGCTGCGCAGCCCTTTCGCGACGCGCCTACGCAAGGCTTGCGCAGGGCCTGGAGGTCAAATTTCAGGCAAAAAAAACCCCGGACTTCATATGGGGAGGGGGAAGTTCGGGGTTCAAGTCCGGACCGCTAGGGCGGGGTCCGGGTATCTGCCAACACTTAACACAACATAGGAGCATCGAAAGGCTTCACCAGCCATTCAGTACCTCTGAGTGGCGGTTCACCGGATTAGTTCCGGGCCCCTGGAAACTATTTGCGATAGTTTCATGAAACCCCGATCTAATGGCCTGCAGCCAGCACCGGATCCGCGACACTACGCCGCAGATCCTACACAGCTTTCACGCGCCGTTTAGTGAGCTTCGTCCCAATTCGCGCCAACGCCCACTTCCACCAGCAGCGGCACATCCAGTTGCGCGGCAGCGCTCATGTGACTGCGGATCTCAGCTTTCACCTGCTCGACCAGGTCCTCGCGTACTTCCAGCACCAGTTCGTCATGCACCTGCAGGATCACCCGTGCATCCAGCCCGCTGGCGCTCAGCCAGTTATCCACCGCCACCATGGCGCGCTTGATGATGTCTGCCGCGGTGCCCTGCATCGGCGCGTTGATCGCCGTACGCTCGGCGCCCTTGCGCAGGGACGGGTTCTTGGCGTTGATGTCCGGCAGGTACAGGCGGCGACCGAACAGGGTTTCGACGAAGCCTTGCTCGGCGGCCTGGGCGCGGGTGCGCTCCATGTACGCCAGCACGCCCGGGTAACGGGCGAAGTAGCGGTCGATGTAGTCCTGGGACTGCTTGCGATCGACGCCGATCTGCTTGGCCAGGCCGAACGCGCTCATGCCGTAGATCAGGCCGAAGTTGATCGCCTTGGCGCTGCGCCGCTGGTCGCTGGTCACCGCGTCCAGGGCCACGCCGAACACCTCGGCGGCGGTGGCGCGGTGCACGTCCAGGTCGTTGCGGAAGGCATGCAACAGGCCTTCGTCCTTGGCCAGGTGGGCCATGATGCGCAGCTCGATCTGCGAGTAGTCCGCCGCCAGCAGGGTGTAGCCGGGGCTGGCGACGAAGGCCTGGCGGATGCGCCGGCCTTCGGCGGTGCGGATCGGAATGTTCTGCAGGTTCGGGTCGCTGGACGACAGCCGGCCGGTGGCGGCCACGGCCTGCTGGTAGGAGGTATGGATACGCCCGGTGCGCGGGTTGATCTGCCCCGGCAACTTGTCGGTGTAGGTGCTCTTGAGCTTGCTCAGGCTGCGGTACTGCATCAGCACCCTGGGCAGCGGGTAGCCTTGCTCGGCCAGTTCATCCAGCACCGCCTCGGCGGTGGACGGCTGGCCCTTGGCGGTCTTGCTCAGCACCGGCATGCCCAGCTTGTCATAAAGAATCGCGCCAAGCTGCTTGGGCGAACCAAGGTTGAATGCCTCGCCGGCCAGCTCGAACGCCTCGCGCTCCAGCTCGACCAGCTTGGCCCCCAGCTCGCCGCTCTGCACGCCGAGCAGCGCGGCATCGACCAGCGCGCCCTGGCGCTCGATCTTGGCCAGCACCGGCACCAGCGGCATCTCGATGTCCATCAGCACCGGCAGCACGCTGGGGGTCTTGGCCAGGCGCGCCTGCAAGGCCTGGTGCAGGCGCAGGGTGATGTCGGCGTCCTCGGCGGCGTAGGGGCCGGCCTTGTCCAGGGCGATCTGGTTGAAAGTCAGCTGCTTGGCGCCCTTGCCGGCGATGTCCTCGAAGGCGATGGTGCTGTGGTCGAGGTACTTCTGCGCCAGGCTGTCCATGTCGTGACGGGTGGCGGTGGAGTCCAGCACGTAGGACTCGAGCATGGTGTCGTAGGCCACGCCGCGCAGGTGGATGGCCGGGCTGCCGTTGGCCAGGATGTTGATGTCGTACTTGGCGTTCTGGCCGACCTTGCCCTTGGCCGGGTCTTCCAGCAGCGGCTTGAGCGCCAGCAGCACTTGCTCGCGGTCCAGCTGGGCCGGGGCACCTTCGTAGTCATGGGCCAGCGGTACATAGGCCGCCTCATGCGGCGTTACCGCGAACGACAGGCCGACCAGTTGCGCCTGCTGGGCATCGAGGCCGGTGGTTTCGGTGTCGAAGGCAAACAATGGCGCCTGGCGCAGTTTTTCCAGCCAGGCGTCGAAGCGCGCCTGGTCGAGGATGGTTTCGTACTGCGGTTCGACCTTGACGGCGGGCGCCTCGGCCACCACGGCGGTGCCCCCGGCCTGGCTCGCCTCGCGCTGCAC
The window above is part of the Pseudomonas muyukensis genome. Proteins encoded here:
- the polA gene encoding DNA polymerase I; protein product: MSQAPLVLVDGSSYLYRAFHALPPLTTSKGMPTGAVKGVLNMLKSLRKQYPDSLFAVVFDAKGGTFRDAMFAEYKANRPSMPDDLRVQVEPLHASVRALGYPLLCVEGVEADDVIGTLARSSAAAGRPVIISTGDKDMAQLVDGHVTLVNTMTGSVLDVAGVHEKFGVGPEHIIDFLALMGDKVDNIPGVPGVGEKTAVGLLTGIGGGLRDVYQNLDKVPGLAIRGAKTLAAKLEEHRDAAFLSYELATIKCDVELDVEVDALVCGAPDRETLLALYTEMEFKSWVADVQREASQAGGTAVVAEAPAVKVEPQYETILDQARFDAWLEKLRQAPLFAFDTETTGLDAQQAQLVGLSFAVTPHEAAYVPLAHDYEGAPAQLDREQVLLALKPLLEDPAKGKVGQNAKYDINILANGSPAIHLRGVAYDTMLESYVLDSTATRHDMDSLAQKYLDHSTIAFEDIAGKGAKQLTFNQIALDKAGPYAAEDADITLRLHQALQARLAKTPSVLPVLMDIEMPLVPVLAKIERQGALVDAALLGVQSGELGAKLVELEREAFELAGEAFNLGSPKQLGAILYDKLGMPVLSKTAKGQPSTAEAVLDELAEQGYPLPRVLMQYRSLSKLKSTYTDKLPGQINPRTGRIHTSYQQAVAATGRLSSSDPNLQNIPIRTAEGRRIRQAFVASPGYTLLAADYSQIELRIMAHLAKDEGLLHAFRNDLDVHRATAAEVFGVALDAVTSDQRRSAKAINFGLIYGMSAFGLAKQIGVDRKQSQDYIDRYFARYPGVLAYMERTRAQAAEQGFVETLFGRRLYLPDINAKNPSLRKGAERTAINAPMQGTAADIIKRAMVAVDNWLSASGLDARVILQVHDELVLEVREDLVEQVKAEIRSHMSAAAQLDVPLLVEVGVGANWDEAH